In Stomoxys calcitrans chromosome 2, idStoCalc2.1, whole genome shotgun sequence, the following proteins share a genomic window:
- the LOC106083660 gene encoding odorant receptor 82a encodes MIDLFARQRQCLVIMGHHFVRDKSRLLQQWRNIKYVGVLLLVMSAQGPMINYTIYHIDDLQLATASLSISFTNVLTVIKITTFLLYKWRFVALTRKLETMYQELQEDKAKEELEASNRYATTLVKIYYMSVSSTGMYFMVAPILKMLWSKLRGTQLDIELPMPMRFPFDFESSPGYEVCYIYTGLVTLAVVMYAVAIDGLFLSFTINLVAHLKILQHYIKTNTFKKSDQELQSDVSFYVRYHNIILDLYKEIRDVYAPIVFGQFLMTSLQVCVIVYQMVTHINTYLVFVINSTFLCSILLQLFIYCYGGEILKVESLMVGISVQLSNWYNLKPTHRRMLCLLMQRSQREAIIKAGFYEASLANFMAILRAALSYITLIQSIE; translated from the exons ATGATCGACTTATTCGCGAGGCAACGGCAGTGTTTGGTCATAATGGGACATCATTTTGTGCGCGATAAATCACGATTGCTACAGCAATGGCGCAACATTAAATACGTCGGTGTTCTATTGCTGGTCATGTCGGCCCAAGGTCCCATGATAAATTACACCATTTATCATATTGACGATTTGCAATTGGCCACAGCCAGCTTGAGCATTAGTTTCACCAATGTTCTGACCGTTATAAAAATTACTACGTTCCTCCTCTATAAATGGCGTTTTGTGGCACTGACGAGAAAGCTGGAGACAATGTATCAGGAAT TGCAGGAGGACAAGGCCAAGGAAGAATTGGAGGCGTCCAATCGTTATGCCACTACTTTGGTTAAAATTTATTATATGTCAGTCAGCAGCACTGGAATGTACTTTATGGTTGCGCCCATATTAAAGATGTTGTGGTCGAAATTACGAGGCACTCAGTTGGATATAGAGTTGCCAATGCCAATGAG ATTTCCCTTTGATTTTGAATCTTCACCCGGCTATGAAGTTTGTTACATATACACTGGTCTGGTCACCTTAGCGGTTGTCATGTATGCTGTAGCCATTGATGGCCTTTTCCTCTCATTCACCATAAATTTGGTAGCTCATCTGAAAATATTGCAACATTACATAAAAACAAATACATTTAAGAAGTCTGACCAGGAATTGCAAAGTGATGTTTCATTTTATGTTCGTTATCACAATATCATACTGGATCTGTACAAGGAAATACGTGATGTTTATGCTCCTATTGTCTTTGGGCAGTTTTTAATGACATCACTACAAGTTTGTGTTATCGTTTATCAAATGGTTACG CACATCAACACATATCTGGTATTTGTCATCAATAGTACTTTTCTGTGTTCAATTCTCTTACAACTCTTCATTTATTGCTATGGTGGAGAAATTTTAAAGGTTGAG AGTCTAATGGTGGGCATCTCTGTGCAACTATCCAATTGGTATAATTTGAAGCCAACCCATCGCCGCATGCTGTGTTTGTTGATGCAGCGTTCCCAGCGCGAAGCTATTATTAAAGCTGGATTTTACGAAGCATCTTTGGCCAACTTTATGGCG ATTTTGAGGGCTGCCCTATCATACATCACACTCATACAATCCATTGAATAG